The following are from one region of the Capsicum annuum cultivar UCD-10X-F1 chromosome 1, UCD10Xv1.1, whole genome shotgun sequence genome:
- the LOC107855309 gene encoding uncharacterized protein LOC107855309 isoform X1: protein MGGTHVMKRIPRIKFPRRHPKPSSGSTQQNSQHMKTSSTDDVPRTFFSRSPSSTAVAGKASDQPKRTPVSQEEIEAICWLAATNFEAKMC from the exons ATGGGAGGAACACACGTAATGAAGAGAATTCCACGCATTAAATTTCCTCGACGACACCCAAAACCTTCTTCTG GTTCCACACAACAGAACTCACAACATATGAAAACTTCTTCAACTGATGATGTTCCTCGAACATTCTTCTCAAGATCCCCATCTAGCACGGCTGTTGCAGGGAAGGCTTCTGACCAACCTAAAAGAACACCGGTGTCTCAGGAGGAAATTGAGGCCATATG TTGGTTGGCTGCAACTAATTTTGAGGCAAAGATGTGCTGA
- the LOC107855309 gene encoding uncharacterized protein LOC107855309 isoform X2 — protein MSYYSNSFISRWLIPTLLGSTQQNSQHMKTSSTDDVPRTFFSRSPSSTAVAGKASDQPKRTPVSQEEIEAICWLAATNFEAKMC, from the exons ATGTCTTACTATTCCAACTCCTTTATTTCCCGCTGGCTTATTCCAACCCTTCTGG GTTCCACACAACAGAACTCACAACATATGAAAACTTCTTCAACTGATGATGTTCCTCGAACATTCTTCTCAAGATCCCCATCTAGCACGGCTGTTGCAGGGAAGGCTTCTGACCAACCTAAAAGAACACCGGTGTCTCAGGAGGAAATTGAGGCCATATG TTGGTTGGCTGCAACTAATTTTGAGGCAAAGATGTGCTGA